The Toxoplasma gondii ME49 chromosome XI, whole genome shotgun sequence region TTTCTTTCCCGTTGAATCGCGGGTGCCAGGTCACTTTTGAGACGCCTGGGTGTAGACCAAACAGTGTGTTTTCGTGTTCAGGTCGACTCTTGACATTTCCCGTTACGAACAGCTCCTCTTGAAGATACTCCGCAGCTCAGGAGAGTCGTGGTGTTATCCACAGATATATATGAGTATCAGTTGAGGAATCAGACAATAGCGGTATCGAACCTTCGTATCGATTACCGCATCGTACTGCTCACCAGACCTATTCGTTTACACGCACAATTGTGGATTCGATACTCTATTTTTCTGCTTCACGAAAGAATCTACCGCCGACTTTTACGAGGGTGTTTGTTACTGGTTGCAGACAGTTGGACAGCAGCAGCGGGGTTCGAACAAAAGAGACCTTGGAGACATGTGGTGTGAAGTTCGACGCGGTACGTGCACTGCCGACCACATTTGGGCAAGTCAGAAGCGCACACGTTGCACAGGCCactgtttcgttttcctgtaGACACCCGACATGTTCCTTTTTCTGGTGGCACGTAACCCTCAGGTGTTTTCATGTGGCACACGCGAAGCGGCCTAGGTACACATTTGCACGCAGACTGACTTTTCTGTTGGTCGACACACGTTTACTCATGCGTATCTGCATCTCGACCAACAAAAACTATGGAGAATGGTGCAGTGGTTTCTTTGTGCCCCGGGTATCTACACGCACACCATTGCCCCGCTGTTTCCGCTTTGCCCTACTGGAAGAATTACcacaacacagaaaagactcctgtctgtctccgtgtctgtGGACTCCACGCTGCGGTACGTCGGGTTGAGCGTTCTCACCGTTGTTTCGCTCAGTTCAACCCTGTATTACTTTACTCAGTTCATTCGTATTTGGTCTGATACTATGTTTGTTCCTGGGAAGATTCCTTCCGATCCTTCCGAACGTGAGTGTAGATCACTGCAAAGAAGGCAGTACACATTCAGCGCGCGGTCTTCAAGACCATGCGTTTAGTACATGAAGGAACCTTTTTTCGAGGCCACCACGGGAGTCGCGGGCGCCTTGTCTGCCACGATGgcaggaggcggaagagggGCTTCGTGAACGACGACGGGATGTTCCACGACGAGGGGAACGGCGTCGTCTTTCTTGGGTTTCGAGTTCTTGGGCTCACGCACCTTCTCGGGCGTGACTTTGATTTTCGCGGCGCACGGCTTGCAGACAGTCTCGATCTTTGTTTCGTAGCAGGGGTACGCCTGCTTGGTCAAAACGTCATTGTAGCACGTTTTGGGTTCCGTGTACGTTTCGACTCCACACTTGCTTTCGTACTTTGTTTCCGTGCACGCGTACGGCTGCTCGACCTCGACTTGTTTGTAGCACGTCTCGTCGACCTGGACTTCGACCTTCTCGCAGTGTTGCTTTGTGCAGTCGTAGGCGACTTCCACTGGGACCTTTTCCGTGCaagtctttgtttctctgtggcACTGGCGCTGCTTGGTCGTCTTCGTGCAAGGGTACTGCTCCTCGACTTTGACGGTCTTGTAGCATGTGTCTTGGAACGGGACGGCCTGGTCCTTGCACTGCATCTTCATTTCCGTCGTCGGGCACGAGTACGGGACTTGCACAGCCACTTGTTTCTCGCAAGTGGCGGCGACTTCCACGGCAACTTGTTCGCACTGCTCCTTCATTTCCATCACTGGCGGGCAGGGGTACGCCTCTTGGAAAGGCACCTCCTTCGTGCAGGTGGCGGGAACCTGGACGGCGACGTCCTTGCACTCCTCTTTGTATTCGACCTTGATGCACTCGTAGGCCTCCTTTACCTCGACTGTTTCGAAGCACGTGTCGTTCACTTCCACCTCTTGGTCGGTGCACTCTTCCTGTTGCTCCTTCTTTTCGCACTCGTACTCCTGGACGGCGTCCACTTCTCGGTAGCACGTTTTGCTGACCTGGACAGGCACTGTTTGGCAGTTCGTCGCCTGGGCTTCCCCGTCTTTTTTGTTCAGCCGACGCATCTTGCATTTCTGGTCCTTGCAGGGCACCTCGACGACGCATTCGGTCTTGTACTCGGTTTCCGTGCACTCGTacgcctgcttctctttcacgTTCCGCGTGCAGACGGCCGGAACCTTGACGTTCACTTTCTTGCACTTCTGCTTGACCTCCGTCTTCTTGCACTTGTAGGACTTCTCCTTCGGCACCATGCGGTGGCACTTTCCCTTCACCTCAATCGGCACCTGAGCGCAActcttctccatctgcgTCTTGGAGCACGCGTAGTCCTGGGTTTTCATGACGGTCTTGAAGCAGGTGCTCTGTGCCGCCGCGGACTGCACAGCCACTTTCTTGCACTGCTGCTTGTACTCCGTCTTTGTGCACGCGTACGGAACCGTTTGCAGCTCTTCTTTGTGGCAAGTTTTGTCCACGGTCACGGCCACCTCTGCACAGACCTGTTCCATCTTGGTTTTTTCGCATGTGTACGCTTGTTGCTGGTCCACCGACCGCGTGCACGTGTCAGGCACGTCGACGGGCACCATCGAGCACGTTTCTTTGCCCTCGCACGGAAACTCACGCTGCTGTTTCTCAGTTTTGTAGCAAGTCTCCACCACATCGCGACACTGTTTTTCAGTCTTGGTTTTGGGGCAGCTGTACGCCTGCTTTTCCTTCACCTTCTTGAAGCACGTGCTGGGCACGCCCACGGCCACGTTCCGGCATACTTCCTTCTCCTGGACCACAGGGCACGAGTAGGCCTCTTTTGTTGTCACATCTTTGAAACACGTACTTTGGACCTTCTTTTCAACCTGTTCACACACTTCCTGCTCGACATGCACAacctcgcctttctttgcGTCCGCGAAGAAAATCGAACGGCTGCCGCTCACGCACACCCCAGCGGCTAGAAAAGCCAAAAACGCGA contains the following coding sequences:
- a CDS encoding Toxoplasma gondii family D protein (encoded by transcript TGME49_316670~Signal peptide predicted by SignalP 2.0 HMM (probability 0.985) with cleavage site probability 0.413 at residue 28~Predicted trans-membrane domain (TMHMM2.0):11-31), translating into MASARRSPRRVAFLAFLAAGVCVSGSRSIFFADAKKGEVVHVEQEVCEQVEKKVQSTCFKDVTTKEAYSCPVVQEKEVCRNVAVGVPSTCFKKVKEKQAYSCPKTKTEKQCRDVVETCYKTEKQQREFPCEGKETCSMVPVDVPDTCTRSVDQQQAYTCEKTKMEQVCAEVAVTVDKTCHKEELQTVPYACTKTEYKQQCKKVAVQSAAAQSTCFKTVMKTQDYACSKTQMEKSCAQVPIEVKGKCHRMVPKEKSYKCKKTEVKQKCKKVNVKVPAVCTRNVKEKQAYECTETEYKTECVVEVPCKDQKCKMRRLNKKDGEAQATNCQTVPVQVSKTCYREVDAVQEYECEKKEQQEECTDQEVEVNDTCFETVEVKEAYECIKVEYKEECKDVAVQVPATCTKEVPFQEAYPCPPVMEMKEQCEQVAVEVAATCEKQVAVQVPYSCPTTEMKMQCKDQAVPFQDTCYKTVKVEEQYPCTKTTKQRQCHRETKTCTEKVPVEVAYDCTKQHCEKVEVQVDETCYKQVEVEQPYACTETKYESKCGVETYTEPKTCYNDVLTKQAYPCYETKIETVCKPCAAKIKVTPEKVREPKNSKPKKDDAVPLVVEHPVVVHEAPLPPPAIVADKAPATPVVASKKGSFMY